A single window of Jiangella alkaliphila DNA harbors:
- the nuoH gene encoding NADH-quinone oxidoreductase subunit NuoH has translation MTRLQDVAADEIAGFGSDPWWIIAIKVVAIFVLLILLTLFNIVFERKVVARMQHRLGPNRTGPGGWLQSLADGTKLMFKEDIIPKAADKVVYVLAPIVALVPSFLILAVIPMGPEVSIFGEETRLQLTDLPVAVLFTLAIASVGVYGLMLAGWSSGSTYPLLGGLRSTAQVISYELVMGLSFVGVFLFAGTMSTSGIVAEQERLWYGIILLPSFLIYLISMVGETNRAPFDLPEAEGELVAGWGTEYSSFKYAMFFQAEYFNMVNVSAIATTLFLGGWRAPWPISAINDGMFNTGWWPMLWFLGKVIALIWVFIWLRGTLPRLRYDQFMHFCWKVLLPISLVWIVAVAGMRLAFNEGVERNQILLYGGIAVAVLLIGSLLIPEKKTPAEPEPAEVPEFDAFAGGHPVPPMPGQEFVAARIPAATTKTDDRTEETSRA, from the coding sequence ATGACTCGACTTCAAGATGTGGCAGCCGACGAGATCGCCGGGTTCGGCAGCGACCCCTGGTGGATCATCGCCATCAAGGTCGTGGCGATCTTCGTGCTGCTGATCCTGCTGACGCTGTTCAACATCGTCTTCGAGCGCAAGGTCGTGGCGCGCATGCAGCACCGCCTCGGCCCGAACCGCACCGGCCCCGGCGGCTGGCTGCAGAGCCTGGCCGACGGCACCAAGCTGATGTTCAAGGAGGACATCATCCCGAAGGCGGCCGACAAGGTCGTCTACGTCCTCGCGCCGATCGTGGCGCTGGTGCCGTCGTTCCTCATCCTCGCGGTCATCCCGATGGGCCCGGAGGTCTCGATCTTCGGCGAGGAGACCCGGCTGCAGCTCACCGACCTGCCGGTGGCGGTGCTGTTCACGCTGGCCATCGCGTCGGTCGGCGTCTACGGCCTGATGCTGGCCGGCTGGTCCAGCGGCTCGACGTACCCGCTGCTCGGCGGCCTGCGCTCGACCGCCCAGGTCATCTCGTACGAGCTGGTCATGGGGCTGTCGTTCGTCGGCGTGTTCCTGTTCGCCGGCACCATGTCGACGTCGGGCATCGTCGCGGAGCAGGAGCGGCTCTGGTACGGCATCATCCTGCTGCCGTCGTTCCTCATCTACCTCATCTCGATGGTGGGCGAGACGAACCGGGCGCCGTTCGACCTGCCCGAGGCCGAGGGCGAGCTGGTGGCCGGCTGGGGCACGGAGTACTCGTCGTTCAAGTACGCGATGTTCTTCCAGGCCGAGTACTTCAACATGGTCAACGTCTCGGCCATCGCCACGACGCTGTTCCTGGGCGGCTGGCGGGCGCCTTGGCCGATCTCGGCGATCAACGACGGCATGTTCAACACCGGCTGGTGGCCGATGTTGTGGTTCCTGGGCAAGGTCATCGCGCTGATCTGGGTCTTCATCTGGCTGCGCGGCACCCTGCCGCGGCTGCGGTACGACCAGTTCATGCACTTCTGCTGGAAGGTGCTGCTGCCGATCTCGCTGGTCTGGATCGTCGCCGTGGCCGGCATGCGGCTGGCCTTCAACGAGGGCGTCGAGCGTAACCAGATCCTGCTCTACGGCGGCATCGCGGTCGCGGTGCTGCTGATCGGCAGCCTGCTGATCCCGGAGAAGAAGACGCCGGCCGAACCGGAGCCGGCCGAGGTGCCTGAGTTCGACGCGTTCGCCGGCGGCCACCCGGTGCCGCCGATGCCGGGCC